In Chroogloeocystis siderophila 5.2 s.c.1, a single genomic region encodes these proteins:
- a CDS encoding cation:proton antiporter: MQEDFRLIVDLVLVLAAAAGGGLLVALLRQPVLLGYLLGGMVVGPAGLGLIKELIQVETLAQFGVAFLLFALGVEFSFAEIKKVQVISLGGGGLQIALTILITALVSLVVGWVSSPAQGVFLGAILSLSSTAVVLKCLMERNETETTHGQVMLGILVVQDLALGLMLAVLPALDQPAETIGLAVVTALLRISLFAGGAVAAGIWLIPRLLRLLARTESKELFLLGVVALCLGIALLTEHLGLSIEMGAFVAGLMISEVEYADQTLTYVEPLRDIFATLFFAAIGMLIDPVFLWQNLELILGLVALVWLGKFLIVTPLVKAFGYSLKTALLAGLGLAQIGEFSFVLASEGQALGLVSRRVYLLILGTTAVTLVLTPFVLRLVPSFFNWAESVPWLRPYLDADVPKEVASDIPIQGHLVVCGYGQMGRNLVRLMQEHGLPVVVIDQSESKIQQLREAHIPYVYGNASSLRVLETAGVDKARSLAIALRDPMSTRLCLKRALELSPELDTVVCANKDQDIELLYQLGAREVVQPEFEASIELSTHLLAGVGLALPVIQQEMQQIRSHHYLELRPERSPAQVSRELQLAARDMNSRWYRLPDKSPLADMTLEEANLRYLTGVSLIAIRRAKGEEVDYPDATAILQTGDRLLLVGTTEELAAFDELAKGEVAIHDENMLCHWMTLGVNSPVVNQTLAQLDVFTRCSVQVQAIRRDGKFFWFPDNNMNLQAGDLLLLCGAYPALNQLQQLLSVQGVQSIFPVLS, encoded by the coding sequence GTGCAAGAAGATTTTAGATTAATTGTTGATTTAGTTTTGGTTCTCGCCGCCGCTGCTGGTGGAGGGCTGTTAGTGGCGCTATTACGTCAACCAGTGCTACTGGGCTATCTTTTAGGAGGTATGGTCGTTGGTCCTGCGGGACTAGGATTAATCAAAGAATTAATTCAAGTAGAAACTCTGGCACAGTTTGGCGTTGCGTTTTTATTGTTCGCTTTGGGTGTTGAATTTTCTTTTGCTGAAATTAAAAAAGTTCAAGTTATTAGTTTAGGTGGTGGTGGGTTACAGATCGCCTTAACAATTTTGATAACAGCCTTAGTCTCACTCGTCGTCGGTTGGGTGAGTTCTCCAGCGCAAGGCGTGTTTTTAGGGGCAATTTTGTCACTCTCCTCGACCGCAGTTGTTCTCAAGTGCTTGATGGAACGCAACGAAACAGAAACCACCCACGGACAGGTGATGTTGGGAATTTTGGTAGTTCAAGATTTGGCACTAGGACTCATGTTGGCAGTGTTACCAGCTTTGGATCAACCTGCTGAAACAATCGGTCTTGCGGTCGTCACTGCGCTCTTGCGAATTAGCTTATTTGCTGGAGGTGCAGTAGCAGCGGGAATTTGGCTGATTCCACGGCTGTTGAGACTCTTAGCACGCACCGAAAGTAAGGAGTTATTTTTACTTGGCGTTGTGGCTTTATGCTTAGGCATTGCCCTACTCACAGAACATTTAGGTCTATCGATTGAAATGGGGGCATTTGTAGCTGGATTGATGATTTCGGAGGTGGAGTACGCCGATCAAACTTTGACGTATGTGGAACCGCTGCGTGATATTTTTGCCACGCTATTTTTTGCGGCGATCGGGATGTTGATCGATCCGGTGTTTCTCTGGCAAAACTTAGAGTTAATTTTAGGATTGGTTGCGCTGGTATGGTTGGGTAAGTTTTTGATTGTTACGCCTTTAGTCAAAGCGTTTGGCTACTCGTTGAAAACAGCTTTATTAGCAGGATTAGGCTTAGCACAAATTGGGGAATTTTCTTTCGTTTTGGCAAGCGAGGGACAGGCGTTAGGGTTAGTTTCTCGCCGAGTATATCTTTTAATATTGGGAACAACCGCAGTGACGCTGGTGTTAACACCATTTGTGTTGCGGTTAGTTCCGTCATTTTTTAATTGGGCAGAATCTGTACCTTGGCTAAGACCATATTTAGATGCGGATGTACCAAAAGAAGTTGCATCAGATATTCCGATACAAGGTCATCTGGTTGTTTGTGGTTATGGACAGATGGGGCGTAATTTAGTGCGACTGATGCAAGAACACGGGCTACCTGTGGTGGTGATTGACCAGTCAGAAAGTAAAATTCAACAGTTACGCGAAGCTCATATACCTTATGTGTATGGAAATGCGAGTAGTTTGCGAGTATTAGAAACTGCTGGGGTAGATAAAGCGCGATCGCTCGCAATTGCCTTGCGCGATCCGATGAGTACGCGTTTGTGTCTGAAGCGGGCTTTGGAACTATCACCGGAACTTGATACCGTAGTTTGTGCGAATAAAGATCAAGATATTGAATTACTGTATCAACTTGGTGCAAGAGAAGTTGTCCAACCGGAGTTTGAAGCAAGTATCGAACTTTCAACGCATTTATTGGCGGGAGTAGGCTTAGCACTACCAGTGATTCAACAAGAAATGCAGCAAATCCGATCGCATCATTATCTCGAATTGCGCCCTGAGCGATCGCCTGCGCAAGTTTCGCGCGAGTTACAGCTAGCTGCTAGAGATATGAATAGTCGCTGGTATCGTTTACCTGATAAATCTCCGCTGGCTGACATGACGTTGGAAGAAGCAAACTTACGGTATCTTACTGGTGTCAGTTTGATAGCGATCCGTCGAGCGAAAGGTGAAGAAGTTGATTATCCTGATGCGACAGCAATCTTACAAACAGGCGATCGCTTGTTACTTGTCGGAACGACTGAGGAACTCGCGGCGTTTGACGAATTAGCGAAAGGTGAAGTGGCGATTCATGATGAAAATATGTTGTGTCACTGGATGACGCTTGGAGTGAATAGCCCCGTGGTTAATCAAACCTTGGCTCAGTTGGATGTTTTTACGCGTTGCAGCGTACAGGTACAAGCAATTCGGCGTGATGGAAAATTCTTTTGGTTTCCTGATAACAATATGAATTTACAAGCAGGCGATTTGTTATTGTTGTGTGGAGCTTATCCAGCATTAAATCAACTACAGCAGTTGCTGTCAGTACAAGGTGTACAAAGTATTTTTCCTGTTCTGTCGTAA
- a CDS encoding M23 family metallopeptidase, translating to MAHQYRAYNFWKQLVNVGRNHRQFKFKRLISFLSLGLVGIVAIALPITFSTPAVGALQVRVSPTNPKLGDTIAVAIEQQPGTTGSTPTIKLQDKTYPAFEIAPNRFRAMLPTTPLEQPGVRRFQVIAGDQVRNMAVKVGNRSFPIQRINLPPGKSGISATQYELDRVAAFKKLVTPQKYWNGAFARPNKGRISAIYGVRRYYNGKFAKDYYHRGVDYAGGVGSPVVAPASGRVALVGTVSQGFRIHGNIVGIDHGQGVTSAFLHLSRIDVKEGDMVKPGQVIGAVGATGAVTGPHLHWGLYVHGEAVDPVPWREQGFN from the coding sequence ATGGCTCACCAATACCGCGCGTATAATTTCTGGAAACAATTAGTCAATGTTGGGAGGAATCATCGGCAATTTAAATTTAAGCGCTTGATCAGCTTCTTATCGCTAGGCTTAGTTGGAATTGTGGCGATCGCTTTGCCCATAACCTTCAGCACACCCGCAGTCGGTGCTTTGCAAGTTCGAGTTTCTCCAACCAATCCGAAGTTAGGAGATACAATCGCTGTTGCGATCGAGCAGCAACCAGGCACAACCGGCAGCACTCCTACCATCAAGCTACAAGACAAAACATACCCTGCTTTTGAAATTGCCCCAAATCGATTTCGAGCGATGCTACCAACAACGCCGCTAGAACAACCTGGTGTACGTCGATTTCAAGTTATAGCTGGCGATCAAGTACGTAACATGGCTGTGAAAGTTGGCAATCGCTCATTTCCCATCCAACGCATCAATCTTCCTCCTGGAAAATCAGGAATCTCCGCCACACAATACGAACTCGACCGCGTGGCGGCGTTTAAAAAACTTGTGACACCACAAAAATACTGGAATGGTGCTTTTGCCCGACCAAATAAAGGTCGGATCAGTGCGATTTACGGCGTTCGTCGCTACTACAACGGTAAATTTGCCAAAGATTACTACCATCGGGGTGTTGACTATGCAGGTGGCGTCGGTTCGCCGGTGGTTGCGCCAGCATCAGGACGCGTTGCTTTGGTTGGTACAGTATCACAAGGCTTCCGCATTCACGGTAACATTGTCGGCATCGATCACGGTCAAGGAGTCACAAGCGCTTTTTTACACCTCAGCCGCATTGATGTTAAAGAAGGAGATATGGTCAAACCTGGTCAAGTCATTGGCGCAGTAGGAGCCACAGGCGCAGTTACAGGGCCTCATTTGCATTGGGGATTGTATGTTCATGGCGAAGCAGTCGATCCCGTACCTTGGCGCGAACAAGGATTTAACTAA
- a CDS encoding late competence development ComFB family protein, with the protein MSIQKIIEQALHDGYLTPAMETEVGRICDTAAELSIEDYMALDKLMGALLTGEVVAVPRKQFINVMEELVLTEAIARVAEIQVTSVHTIDVGDIAAYALNRLPPLYATTEEGAKYQSQRASEELQDLIREQVSAAIARSLDQPHFFPERQAISKSTGNEVLKQVSSLLQAYAPNFEEQTATDHEVS; encoded by the coding sequence ATGAGTATCCAAAAGATAATAGAACAAGCTTTGCATGATGGTTATTTAACACCAGCAATGGAAACCGAGGTTGGTCGAATTTGCGACACTGCAGCGGAACTTTCCATTGAAGATTACATGGCACTCGACAAGTTGATGGGGGCACTCTTAACAGGAGAAGTTGTAGCAGTACCGCGTAAGCAATTCATCAATGTAATGGAAGAATTAGTGCTGACCGAAGCGATCGCGCGAGTAGCAGAAATTCAAGTGACAAGCGTACATACTATCGATGTCGGTGATATTGCCGCTTATGCATTAAATCGTCTTCCCCCGCTTTATGCCACGACCGAAGAAGGTGCTAAATACCAAAGCCAAAGAGCAAGTGAAGAACTACAAGATTTAATTCGCGAGCAAGTCAGCGCGGCGATCGCCCGCAGTCTCGATCAACCCCATTTCTTCCCCGAACGGCAAGCTATCAGCAAAAGTACAGGAAACGAAGTCCTCAAACAAGTCAGTAGCCTCCTACAAGCGTACGCGCCTAATTTTGAAGAACAAACAGCTACAGACCATGAGGTATCTTAA
- a CDS encoding sigma-70 family RNA polymerase sigma factor, which translates to MSQSIPVSWSSVEANIPQTPVQVDSLSNYDLILRCQAGLRPERNAFAELLRRYQSHVDKVLYHLAPDWQDRADLAQEVWIRVYRNIKRLNDPVKFRGWLSRIATNLFYDELRKRKRNSSPLSLDAPRAVEDGDMDWEIAGDHPSPDEELTTREFYEQLQEAIADLPEVFRTTIVLREIEGMAYEDIAEITGVSLGTVKSRIARARSRLQSQLQQYLDG; encoded by the coding sequence ATGAGTCAATCAATTCCTGTAAGCTGGTCATCTGTTGAGGCAAATATTCCTCAAACACCAGTGCAAGTAGACAGCTTATCTAACTACGATTTAATCTTGCGTTGTCAAGCTGGGCTACGTCCAGAACGAAATGCATTTGCTGAATTGTTACGTCGGTATCAATCCCATGTTGATAAGGTTTTATACCATCTGGCTCCCGACTGGCAAGATCGAGCAGATTTAGCTCAAGAAGTTTGGATTCGAGTTTATCGCAACATCAAGCGCTTAAACGATCCAGTGAAATTTCGAGGTTGGCTGAGTCGGATTGCAACAAACTTATTCTACGACGAGCTACGCAAACGCAAGCGCAATTCTAGCCCGTTATCGTTGGACGCTCCCCGTGCAGTGGAAGATGGAGATATGGATTGGGAAATTGCCGGAGATCATCCCAGCCCTGATGAAGAGTTAACAACACGGGAGTTTTACGAACAACTCCAAGAGGCGATCGCTGACTTACCAGAAGTTTTCCGCACAACAATCGTACTGCGGGAAATCGAAGGCATGGCGTATGAAGACATTGCCGAAATTACTGGTGTTTCCTTGGGTACTGTTAAGTCTCGAATCGCGCGGGCGCGTTCCCGATTACAGTCACAACTTCAACAATATTTAGATGGTTAA
- a CDS encoding anti-sigma factor family protein, whose protein sequence is MNSWLVAPITFGSSVKMTSEIKLPREQSQKGNLPAIHTGYAKPTGVMDRCQRDRFELLSAFLDGEVTAAERQQVEEWLANDVEMQRLYARLLKLRQSIRTLPTPTEHEPVEQTVQQVLTRIDRRRSRRLVLWGGTAIAALFVGALSGVLTGRPSLQVAQLQPVPEANETLMVAVNSPVIEIPKAAVVAPEPHFINQADYRHE, encoded by the coding sequence ATGAATAGTTGGCTCGTTGCCCCAATCACATTTGGTAGTAGTGTTAAAATGACGTCTGAGATCAAGTTGCCACGTGAGCAATCCCAAAAAGGGAATTTGCCAGCAATACACACTGGTTATGCTAAACCAACAGGTGTTATGGATAGATGTCAGCGCGACCGTTTCGAGTTATTAAGTGCTTTTCTCGATGGTGAAGTCACAGCAGCAGAACGGCAGCAAGTAGAAGAATGGCTGGCGAACGACGTAGAAATGCAACGTTTATACGCCAGATTGCTCAAGTTACGTCAAAGTATACGAACGCTACCAACACCGACCGAACATGAGCCAGTAGAACAAACTGTGCAGCAAGTCTTGACTCGGATTGATCGGCGTCGTTCGCGGCGATTAGTCCTCTGGGGAGGAACAGCGATCGCTGCATTATTTGTTGGTGCATTATCTGGTGTATTGACTGGTCGTCCATCACTGCAAGTCGCTCAGTTGCAACCAGTACCTGAAGCCAACGAAACCTTAATGGTGGCTGTAAACAGTCCGGTTATCGAAATTCCCAAAGCAGCCGTCGTTGCTCCAGAACCACATTTTATCAATCAAGCTGACTACCGTCACGAGTAA
- a CDS encoding gamma-glutamylcyclotransferase family protein gives MKLKPVDVFVYGTLKPGETNYQRYCADKVLTVKPAIAFGQLYHLPFGYPAMTAGENRVQGFVLSFADAEILTHLDLLEDYNPHRPIKENEYYRQQIDTYNLDLTFLTSAWAYFMTLKQVDHFGANLLPDGWWSGCISNDDSTTRSYLNFTRDGSQLD, from the coding sequence ATGAAACTCAAACCCGTTGATGTATTTGTTTATGGAACTCTAAAACCTGGAGAGACGAACTATCAACGCTACTGTGCGGATAAAGTGTTGACGGTAAAACCGGCGATCGCTTTTGGTCAGCTTTATCATCTTCCTTTTGGTTATCCGGCGATGACTGCGGGTGAGAATCGCGTACAAGGGTTTGTGCTTTCGTTTGCTGATGCAGAAATATTAACTCACCTTGATTTGCTAGAAGACTATAATCCACACCGCCCGATCAAAGAAAATGAATACTATCGCCAGCAAATTGATACTTACAACTTAGATTTAACTTTTCTTACTTCTGCTTGGGCGTATTTTATGACATTAAAGCAAGTTGATCATTTTGGTGCTAACCTGCTACCGGATGGTTGGTGGAGTGGTTGTATAAGTAACGATGATTCAACCACTCGTAGTTACTTAAATTTTACTCGTGACGGTAGTCAGCTTGATTGA
- a CDS encoding DUF99 family protein → MDLDALLRRRRRTIRVVGFDDAPFSRPSKSGKVSIAGVVCADTRFEGMVWGEVQQDGWDVTQIIYRNLPKGYKYYNVLVRFIRIHPFSFKCLVASPEVTFAVLQRLTNCGKVPEALRLAHLIGAAVVKGESGKSA, encoded by the coding sequence ATGGATTTAGATGCTTTACTACGACGACGCCGTCGTACTATTCGTGTTGTTGGTTTTGATGATGCACCGTTTTCCCGCCCTAGCAAAAGCGGAAAAGTTAGTATTGCTGGTGTAGTTTGTGCAGATACTCGATTTGAAGGGATGGTTTGGGGAGAAGTGCAGCAAGATGGCTGGGATGTAACCCAAATCATTTACCGCAATTTGCCCAAAGGCTACAAATATTACAACGTGCTGGTACGATTTATCCGTATCCACCCTTTTTCTTTCAAGTGTCTGGTAGCAAGTCCTGAAGTAACGTTTGCTGTACTACAACGTTTAACAAACTGTGGAAAAGTGCCGGAAGCATTGCGTTTAGCACATCTTATTGGTGCTGCTGTCGTCAAAGGGGAAAGTGGAAAATCAGCGTAA
- a CDS encoding AI-2E family transporter — protein sequence MNRVFSPLQQFLITWLLILITGWVTLNALRFIGELLSILITAGLIAFLLNYAVVALQSFIPRSIAAILVYLLAGVIVVITAVTLVPPVFNQARQLVVNLPSLVASAQQQLTMFQTWSVEHNLPFDVRILTSQFLARAQTLSEAIATKGFGLVLGTFNWVLDLIFILVISFYMLIDGERLWQGLTRIFAPTIREKLTESLQRNLQRFVSGQLLLGLFMAVTLTLAFWTLRVPFFLVFAVFIGFMEVIPFIGATLGIATVTIVVAFIDWWLALQVLAIAVALQQVKDNLVAPRIMGNLTGLSPVIIFVSLLLGAQFGGFLGVILAIPLTGVIKSLTEIVFDPTLPPQTGSFFYNPLDSSDQILLKVSSRNNDDGN from the coding sequence ATGAATCGTGTCTTTTCGCCACTGCAACAGTTTTTGATTACCTGGCTGCTGATTTTGATAACTGGTTGGGTAACGCTTAATGCTTTAAGGTTTATTGGAGAACTACTCAGCATTTTGATTACGGCTGGGTTGATTGCATTTTTGCTTAATTATGCGGTTGTAGCTTTGCAATCGTTTATACCTAGAAGTATTGCGGCAATCCTTGTTTACTTGTTAGCTGGAGTCATTGTCGTTATCACTGCTGTGACTTTAGTACCGCCAGTATTCAATCAAGCACGGCAGTTGGTCGTAAATTTACCATCGCTAGTAGCCTCTGCACAACAGCAGTTGACAATGTTTCAAACTTGGAGTGTAGAACACAATTTACCGTTTGATGTTCGGATTTTGACATCACAGTTTCTCGCACGGGCGCAAACTTTAAGCGAAGCGATCGCGACGAAAGGCTTTGGTTTGGTACTGGGAACTTTTAATTGGGTATTAGATTTAATTTTTATTTTAGTGATCTCGTTTTATATGCTCATTGATGGAGAGCGATTGTGGCAAGGTTTAACACGTATTTTTGCACCAACAATCCGTGAAAAGCTAACAGAATCACTTCAACGTAATCTTCAAAGATTTGTTTCGGGTCAGTTATTACTCGGTTTATTTATGGCAGTAACGCTGACACTAGCTTTTTGGACATTGCGCGTGCCATTTTTTCTTGTATTTGCGGTTTTTATTGGTTTTATGGAAGTGATTCCCTTTATTGGGGCAACTTTAGGAATCGCAACGGTAACGATTGTTGTTGCATTTATTGACTGGTGGCTAGCGTTGCAAGTTTTAGCGATCGCGGTAGCATTACAACAAGTCAAAGACAATTTAGTTGCTCCCCGAATTATGGGAAATCTTACAGGTTTATCTCCAGTAATTATTTTTGTGTCTTTACTATTGGGAGCGCAATTCGGTGGATTTCTGGGAGTAATTCTCGCAATTCCTCTCACGGGTGTCATCAAAAGTTTAACAGAAATTGTTTTTGATCCCACACTACCACCCCAAACAGGATCGTTTTTCTATAATCCGCTCGATAGTAGCGATCAAATCTTACTCAAAGTCAGTTCTAGGAATAATGATGATGGCAATTAG
- a CDS encoding DoxX family protein, whose protein sequence is MLGIIRKNKELLRVILAGSIVVVGLLHFAVPEIFVRIIPFFLPYPLALVYISGIFEILGGIGLLVPTVSRAAAWGLVALFIAVFPANINMAVNHIHIDGIPDSPWFQVVRLPFQAVLIAWAWWYTKPANDIKNQAAIINLYEIET, encoded by the coding sequence ATGTTAGGAATAATTCGTAAAAACAAAGAGCTTCTACGTGTCATTCTTGCTGGATCTATTGTTGTAGTAGGTCTGCTTCACTTTGCAGTACCTGAGATTTTCGTCAGGATTATTCCATTTTTTCTACCTTACCCTTTAGCGTTAGTTTATATTAGTGGAATTTTTGAAATTTTAGGAGGAATTGGGTTACTTGTTCCTACAGTTAGTCGTGCTGCCGCTTGGGGACTAGTCGCACTTTTTATTGCAGTGTTTCCTGCCAATATTAATATGGCAGTTAATCATATTCATATTGATGGCATTCCTGATTCACCTTGGTTTCAAGTTGTGAGATTACCTTTTCAAGCAGTTTTAATTGCGTGGGCATGGTGGTATACAAAGCCTGCAAATGATATTAAAAACCAAGCAGCAATTATCAATTTGTATGAAATAGAAACTTAG
- a CDS encoding Uma2 family endonuclease yields the protein MNALTVDIKSVIDLTDEQFYQLCQRNQDLRFERTAQGELIIMPSAGGETGNRNGRLTQQLFNWTDVNATGIAFDSSTGFKLPNGANRSPDAAWLTLERWNTLTPEQQEKFIPLCPDFVVELISPSDSLSTTQAKMQEYIDNGARLGWLLNRKAKQVEVYRSGKAVEVCQAPATLSGEDVLPGFTLNLAPIW from the coding sequence ATGAACGCTCTTACCGTTGACATTAAATCAGTCATTGACTTGACCGATGAGCAGTTCTACCAGCTTTGTCAGCGCAATCAAGATTTGCGGTTTGAGCGCACAGCCCAAGGAGAACTGATTATTATGCCGTCCGCCGGAGGGGAAACAGGAAATCGTAACGGTCGGCTTACCCAGCAATTATTTAACTGGACTGATGTTAATGCAACTGGCATTGCTTTCGACTCTTCAACGGGTTTTAAGTTACCCAATGGAGCCAACCGCTCTCCCGATGCAGCCTGGTTAACCTTGGAGCGCTGGAACACACTCACGCCTGAACAGCAAGAGAAGTTTATTCCGCTTTGTCCCGATTTTGTTGTGGAGTTGATATCTCCCAGTGATTCGCTGTCTACAACACAAGCCAAGATGCAGGAATATATTGATAATGGTGCGCGTTTGGGCTGGCTGTTAAACCGCAAGGCGAAGCAAGTTGAAGTTTATCGTTCGGGCAAGGCAGTTGAAGTATGCCAAGCACCTGCAACGCTTTCGGGGGAAGATGTTCTTCCTGGCTTCACCTTGAATCTGGCTCCAATTTGGTAG
- a CDS encoding cobyrinate a,c-diamide synthase — translation MALIIAGERSGVGKTTVTLMLLAYLCRQRQVQSFKVGPDYIDPMFHQYATKRACRNLDPILTNGTYIKQSFKRHSQGVDCALIEGVMGLFDGATGIDDTASTAHIARLLELPVVLVIDCSRLSRSVAAIAHGYRSFDPRVKIAGVVLNRVGSDRHLQLLKEALESIQLPILGVLHRSDDLTIPDRHLGLVPTAEMTQLDQLIDKFAQLGETCFDWEQLLPLLKRVSSFSVTTEDEEKIASATPGTSLRIAVARDRAFSFYYLDNLEILAQLGAEIVYWSPLTDPDLPENIHGLYFGGGFPEVFAQQLAENYSARVAVKKAIEQGMPTYAECGGLMYLSQAIVDFEHKSWSMVGVIPATAIMDSRLTLGYRQANVLQSPLFKTGTIIWGHEFHRSRLNQTSTAPLFELQRYNSSFRTLEGWQAYQVHASYLHLHFGGNIEIPQQFLRRCLKFRES, via the coding sequence ATGGCATTAATTATCGCTGGAGAACGTAGCGGCGTTGGTAAAACAACGGTCACTCTGATGTTGCTTGCTTATCTGTGCCGACAACGACAAGTACAATCTTTTAAGGTTGGACCCGATTATATCGACCCGATGTTTCATCAGTATGCAACAAAACGCGCGTGCCGAAATTTAGATCCAATATTGACTAATGGCACTTATATAAAACAGTCTTTTAAACGTCACAGTCAAGGAGTTGATTGTGCGCTGATAGAAGGTGTCATGGGCTTATTTGATGGTGCTACAGGTATTGATGACACAGCAAGTACAGCACATATTGCACGGTTATTAGAATTACCAGTTGTACTTGTGATTGACTGTAGTCGATTGTCACGATCTGTCGCAGCGATCGCCCACGGTTATCGTTCGTTCGATCCGCGCGTCAAAATTGCCGGAGTTGTGCTAAACCGCGTTGGTAGTGATCGCCATTTGCAACTTTTAAAAGAAGCTCTCGAATCAATACAGTTACCAATTCTTGGTGTTCTTCACCGTTCAGATGATTTAACGATTCCCGATCGTCACTTAGGTTTAGTTCCCACCGCAGAAATGACGCAACTCGATCAATTGATCGATAAATTTGCACAACTTGGAGAAACCTGTTTTGACTGGGAACAGCTATTACCACTTTTGAAACGAGTGAGTAGCTTTAGCGTAACCACAGAAGATGAAGAAAAGATCGCAAGTGCTACCCCTGGTACTTCACTCAGAATAGCAGTGGCACGCGATCGCGCTTTTAGTTTCTACTACCTAGATAATCTAGAAATTCTGGCACAACTGGGTGCAGAGATCGTTTATTGGAGTCCATTAACTGATCCTGACTTACCAGAAAACATTCACGGATTATATTTCGGTGGTGGCTTTCCTGAAGTATTTGCCCAACAACTAGCAGAAAACTATTCAGCACGGGTAGCAGTAAAAAAAGCGATCGAGCAGGGAATGCCTACCTATGCGGAATGTGGTGGATTAATGTATTTGTCACAAGCGATCGTCGATTTTGAGCATAAATCTTGGTCAATGGTAGGAGTCATTCCTGCAACAGCAATTATGGATTCTCGCTTAACACTCGGTTATCGCCAAGCAAATGTCTTACAAAGTCCACTGTTTAAGACTGGTACAATAATTTGGGGGCACGAATTTCATCGATCGCGGCTCAATCAAACATCTACAGCACCTTTATTTGAACTGCAAAGATATAACTCCAGTTTTAGAACCTTGGAAGGATGGCAAGCGTATCAAGTTCATGCGTCTTACCTTCACCTTCATTTTGGTGGAAATATCGAAATTCCTCAACAGTTTTTACGACGCTGTCTCAAGTTTCGTGAATCTTAA